One Phenylobacterium hankyongense DNA segment encodes these proteins:
- a CDS encoding efflux RND transporter periplasmic adaptor subunit yields MPDPIAAPGRIPTRRLKLAGVAAAAIAVAVAVAGVASRVYADKGLQTWTHEQTIPTVSLIQAADGGSRDLVLPGDVQAFNNAPIHARVGGYLKRWYVDIGSHVTAGQLLAEIDTPDLDQQVMQARADLATAQANQHLSDTTAKRWAGLLAQDAVSRQDADTKEGDLAAKTSAVNASKANLDRLLALESFKRITAPFDGVVTTRNTDIGALITTGSAADPALFTVADQHRLRVYVRVPQIYSALIRPGVTAKLAVPEYPGQVFKAAVVNDAQAVNAQSGTVLVQLQLDNTDGRLKPGEYAQATFNMDSAATTTRIPSSALQFRHDGPVVAVVGPDSHVKLRKVTISRDLGSSVEIGAGLGEGDRIVDNPPESLADGDLVRVMTPAAGKGAANAHA; encoded by the coding sequence ATGCCTGATCCCATCGCGGCCCCCGGCCGCATCCCCACGCGCCGGCTCAAGCTCGCCGGCGTGGCCGCCGCGGCGATCGCCGTGGCCGTCGCCGTCGCCGGCGTCGCCAGCCGCGTCTATGCCGACAAGGGCCTGCAGACCTGGACGCACGAGCAGACCATCCCCACGGTCAGCTTGATCCAGGCGGCCGACGGCGGCTCGCGCGACCTCGTCCTGCCGGGCGATGTCCAGGCCTTCAACAACGCCCCGATCCACGCCCGGGTCGGGGGCTACCTGAAGCGCTGGTACGTCGACATCGGCTCCCACGTGACGGCGGGCCAGCTGCTGGCCGAGATCGACACGCCGGACCTCGACCAGCAGGTGATGCAGGCCCGCGCCGACCTGGCCACCGCCCAGGCCAACCAGCACCTGTCCGACACCACCGCCAAGCGATGGGCCGGCCTGCTGGCCCAGGATGCGGTCTCGCGCCAGGACGCGGACACCAAGGAAGGCGACCTGGCGGCCAAGACCTCCGCGGTCAACGCCTCCAAGGCCAACCTCGACCGCCTGCTGGCGCTGGAGTCGTTCAAGCGCATCACCGCGCCGTTCGATGGCGTCGTCACCACGCGGAACACCGACATCGGGGCGCTGATCACCACCGGAAGCGCGGCGGATCCGGCGCTGTTCACGGTCGCCGACCAGCATCGCCTGCGCGTCTATGTGCGGGTGCCGCAGATCTATTCCGCGCTGATCCGCCCGGGCGTGACCGCCAAGCTGGCGGTGCCGGAATATCCCGGCCAGGTCTTCAAGGCGGCGGTGGTCAATGACGCCCAGGCGGTGAACGCCCAGAGCGGCACGGTGCTGGTCCAGTTGCAGCTCGACAACACCGACGGCCGGCTGAAGCCGGGCGAATACGCCCAGGCGACGTTCAACATGGACTCGGCGGCCACCACGACGCGGATTCCCTCCAGCGCCCTGCAGTTCCGCCACGACGGACCGGTGGTCGCGGTGGTCGGGCCCGACAGCCATGTGAAGCTCCGGAAGGTGACGATCTCGCGGGATCTCGGGTCCAGCGTCGAGATCGGCGCCGGCCTGGGCGAGGGCGACCGCATCGTCGACAACCCGCCGGAGTCGCTGGCCGACGGGGATCTGGTGCGGGTGATGACGCCCGCGGCCGGCAAGGGAGCCGCGAATGCGCACGCCTAG